A single Ignavibacteriales bacterium DNA region contains:
- the nrfA gene encoding ammonia-forming cytochrome c nitrite reductase, with the protein MKKIKDIISEKPYMAWVLFGVTVVVVFLAGLFGASIIERRSESQNLLLAAKPIKEWEPRNEVWGEAFPRQYESYIETLDTSFASKYGGSAMVDMLKREPNLVVLWAGYAFSRDYNQGRGHYYAIKDIRNTLRTDVPQPATCWSCKSTDVPRLMNQMGVANFYKQKWSDLGSEVVNAIGCQDCHDPKSMNLRITRPALAEAFTRMGKDISKATHQEMRSLVCAQCHVEYYFKGKEEKYLTFPWDDGMTVEDMEKYYDEVEHVDFVHTLSKTPILKAQHPDYEVFKMGIHAQRGVSCADCHMPYKSEGGVKFTDHHIQSPLNNISGSCQVCHRESEETLRNNVYERQDKITELLAAAEHAIVKAHIEAKTALDAGAKTEDMKEIHTLIRHAQWRWDYVAASHGAAFHAPLESARVLSSSIQKAHEAQIKLALLLSKLGIKYPITLPDLTTKEKAQAYIGLDMKKLNEAKAEFLKTVPQEWDKKAEARQASY; encoded by the coding sequence ATGAAAAAAATTAAAGACATTATAAGTGAAAAGCCCTATATGGCATGGGTTCTTTTTGGTGTGACGGTTGTTGTCGTTTTTCTTGCCGGACTTTTCGGCGCGTCAATAATAGAACGCAGAAGTGAATCACAGAATCTTCTGCTTGCCGCCAAACCCATAAAAGAATGGGAACCCCGCAATGAAGTCTGGGGTGAAGCTTTTCCTCGTCAGTATGAAAGCTATATTGAAACCCTTGATACATCCTTTGCAAGCAAATACGGCGGATCAGCAATGGTTGATATGCTTAAAAGAGAGCCCAACCTGGTGGTACTCTGGGCCGGATATGCCTTCTCCCGTGATTATAATCAGGGGCGCGGACATTATTACGCAATCAAAGATATACGCAATACCCTGAGAACCGATGTACCTCAGCCTGCTACCTGCTGGAGCTGTAAAAGCACCGATGTTCCGCGGCTGATGAATCAGATGGGGGTTGCAAATTTCTATAAACAAAAGTGGAGTGACCTTGGCTCCGAGGTGGTAAATGCAATCGGATGTCAGGATTGCCACGATCCTAAATCAATGAATCTGCGTATTACCAGACCTGCTCTTGCTGAAGCGTTTACCAGAATGGGAAAAGATATATCAAAAGCTACCCATCAGGAGATGAGGTCGCTGGTCTGCGCGCAGTGTCATGTTGAGTACTATTTTAAAGGCAAGGAAGAAAAATATCTTACATTCCCCTGGGATGACGGTATGACTGTGGAGGATATGGAAAAATATTACGATGAAGTTGAACATGTGGATTTTGTGCACACACTGAGTAAAACCCCGATTCTTAAGGCACAGCATCCTGATTATGAAGTTTTCAAGATGGGTATTCATGCACAGCGCGGAGTTTCATGCGCTGACTGTCATATGCCTTACAAAAGTGAAGGAGGAGTAAAATTCACTGACCATCATATACAGAGCCCGCTGAATAATATCTCCGGTTCCTGCCAGGTCTGCCACCGCGAAAGTGAAGAGACACTCCGAAACAACGTCTATGAAAGACAGGATAAGATTACGGAGCTTCTTGCTGCTGCCGAACACGCAATTGTTAAGGCACATATTGAAGCAAAAACTGCCCTTGATGCCGGTGCTAAAACAGAAGATATGAAAGAAATCCACACCCTCATCAGACACGCACAGTGGAGATGGGACTATGTGGCCGCTTCTCATGGAGCAGCTTTCCATGCACCGCTGGAGTCTGCCAGGGTGCTTTCCTCATCTATTCAAAAAGCTCATGAAGCGCAGATAAAACTTGCGCTCCTTTTATCGAAACTTGGCATCAAATACCCAATAACTTTGCCGGATCTTACAACGAAGGAGAAAGCCCAGGCATACATCGGTCTTGATATGAAAAAACTGAATGAAGCTAAAGCTGAATTCCTGAAGACCGTTCCCCAGGAATGGGATAAAAAAGCCGAAGCCCGGCAGGCATCTTATTAA
- the nrfH gene encoding cytochrome c nitrite reductase small subunit: protein MIKKILSAISPPSGWKVPVIFMLAVLTGVGLVIFRISNAVSYLSDSPEACMNCHVMTPQFASWQKSSHARVATCNDCHVPQDNFFRTYLFKAMDGTRHATMFTLRLEPEVIRIKDMGAAVVMENCIRCHGSYLHDTKLKTGTFSEAKEGEAQLCWSCHRETPHGRVSSLSSYPMARVPELTPVMPEWMKKYLSGTKQ from the coding sequence ATGATAAAAAAAATCCTATCAGCCATCTCACCCCCTTCCGGCTGGAAAGTGCCGGTCATTTTTATGCTGGCGGTTCTCACGGGAGTTGGTCTGGTCATTTTCCGTATATCAAATGCTGTTTCATATCTCTCAGACAGTCCTGAAGCCTGCATGAACTGCCACGTGATGACACCTCAATTTGCCTCATGGCAGAAGAGCAGTCATGCACGGGTAGCGACCTGCAATGATTGCCATGTGCCGCAGGACAATTTTTTCAGGACGTACCTCTTCAAGGCAATGGACGGAACACGTCACGCAACGATGTTTACTCTGCGTCTTGAGCCGGAGGTTATCCGTATAAAGGATATGGGAGCAGCGGTGGTAATGGAGAACTGCATCAGATGCCACGGTTCATACCTGCACGATACCAAGCTGAAAACAGGAACCTTCTCTGAAGCAAAGGAGGGGGAAGCTCAGCTTTGCTGGTCATGCCACCGCGAAACGCCGCATGGAAGGGTAAGCAGTCTCTCTTCATACCCGATGGCAAGAGTTCCTGAACTGACGCCGGTTATGCCTGAGTGGATGAAAAAATATCTTTCGGGCACAAAACAATAA
- a CDS encoding hemerythrin domain-containing protein, with the protein MKRDPALAPLSREHHTGLILAQLLKKNAPEYKGLPVTTEDKLAYLFQMMENHLEPHFRAEERIMAYLDSRSEIFASMHRNIYSEHAAIRESVAALKKGSDEITNEMDDFARLLEGHIRYEEREYFPYLQDHLTSEELVKVAELEADRH; encoded by the coding sequence ATGAAAAGAGACCCGGCGCTCGCACCTCTTTCCCGTGAACACCACACGGGGCTCATTCTCGCCCAGCTTCTTAAGAAGAATGCCCCTGAATATAAAGGGCTTCCCGTTACCACCGAAGATAAACTCGCCTATCTGTTTCAGATGATGGAAAACCATCTTGAGCCCCATTTCAGGGCTGAAGAGCGTATTATGGCATATCTGGACAGCCGGTCAGAAATATTTGCATCCATGCACCGCAATATATATAGTGAGCATGCCGCGATAAGGGAATCCGTTGCCGCTCTTAAAAAGGGGAGCGATGAAATAACGAATGAAATGGATGATTTTGCCCGGCTTCTTGAAGGTCATATCCGTTATGAGGAACGGGAATACTTTCCGTACCTTCAGGATCATCTTACTTCTGAAGAACTGGTAAAAGTTGCGGAACTGGAAGCAGACAGACACTGA
- a CDS encoding 4Fe-4S binding protein, producing the protein MLYNSLNKKKIVKNDEKKIQHIRFAVQTVFLLLVIWIGAEFWFFVNSLSPDSAAAVNRPAGVDGFLPISALMSLWYWIQSGMINMVHPSGLFIFISIVAVSVYAGKSFCSWLCPIGTISEMIAEFGEKITGKRITVPRWLDWPLRSLKYLLLAFFLWAILPMSAMQLQIFLNSPYNKVADIKMYNFFVQISTTGFVIILLLFIFSTFIRGFWCRYLCPYGALLGFIGLFSPVKITRNPISCIDCGLCAKACPSSIKVDKVKRVISDECSLCLSCVDACPVKDTLFQQNIITKRKRTGLVTAAGIVIIYTGITGLAILTGFWQNNVTAEEYRELYQIIDLIGH; encoded by the coding sequence ATGCTGTACAATAGCCTGAACAAGAAAAAAATAGTAAAAAATGACGAAAAGAAAATTCAACATATACGATTTGCCGTTCAGACAGTTTTTTTGCTGCTCGTAATCTGGATTGGTGCTGAATTCTGGTTTTTTGTCAACTCATTATCTCCCGATTCCGCAGCAGCTGTTAACCGTCCTGCCGGAGTAGACGGTTTCCTTCCGATAAGCGCTCTTATGAGTCTCTGGTACTGGATTCAGAGCGGAATGATTAATATGGTTCATCCCTCCGGGCTTTTCATCTTTATTTCGATTGTCGCGGTATCTGTTTATGCGGGTAAATCTTTCTGCAGCTGGCTTTGCCCGATCGGAACTATCTCTGAAATGATTGCTGAATTTGGGGAAAAAATAACCGGAAAAAGAATTACCGTTCCCCGCTGGCTTGACTGGCCGCTTCGCTCACTGAAATATCTTCTTCTTGCTTTTTTCCTCTGGGCGATATTGCCCATGTCGGCAATGCAGCTTCAGATTTTTCTGAACAGCCCGTATAATAAGGTTGCAGATATTAAAATGTATAACTTTTTCGTGCAAATCAGCACGACAGGGTTTGTTATTATCCTCCTATTGTTTATTTTTTCAACATTCATCAGAGGATTCTGGTGCCGTTACCTTTGTCCTTATGGCGCTTTGCTTGGTTTCATCGGACTTTTCAGTCCGGTTAAAATAACAAGAAATCCCATAAGCTGTATTGACTGCGGACTTTGCGCGAAGGCATGTCCATCATCCATAAAGGTTGACAAAGTTAAACGGGTCATTTCTGATGAGTGTTCTCTGTGTCTGAGTTGTGTTGATGCTTGCCCGGTTAAGGACACATTGTTTCAGCAGAATATCATAACAAAGCGTAAGCGGACCGGATTGGTAACTGCTGCAGGAATAGTCATTATATATACCGGAATAACCGGACTGGCTATCCTGACCGGATTCTGGCAGAACAATGTTACTGCCGAAGAATACCGGGAATTATATCAGATTATAGACTTAATAGGACATTAA
- a CDS encoding YwiC-like family protein, translating into MRRPLITNEHGAWVILAVPVLSVIFVSGEYSLKAVLLMLSALSWFMVYKPAELLINAYHRFGKPGIRKQTEALYWLPKYAAIAFILSTMLLLHSEAWMLIPAGGIIAVLFVLMKLFMTTAGYSPLRNFTGTLLLTSGGFLADITFNGTFTQSGISASVINLLFFTISSSFADLKMRELREDAGKVIHARLIIPAFFIITAAVLSGLYLAGYIRPLWLLPGFLPLLVHFAADRFRMTPSRNFKQLGLILMTYSILLLLTLPYAVQ; encoded by the coding sequence ATGAGACGCCCGCTTATTACCAATGAACATGGCGCCTGGGTTATCCTTGCCGTGCCGGTTCTTTCGGTGATTTTTGTCAGCGGGGAATACAGCCTGAAGGCAGTGCTTCTGATGCTCTCGGCACTTAGCTGGTTTATGGTATATAAACCTGCTGAACTGCTGATCAATGCGTATCACCGGTTTGGAAAACCCGGAATAAGGAAGCAGACGGAAGCGCTTTACTGGCTTCCCAAATATGCTGCAATCGCGTTTATTCTGAGTACCATGCTTCTGCTTCATTCTGAAGCATGGATGCTGATTCCAGCAGGAGGTATCATTGCTGTACTTTTTGTGCTCATGAAATTATTTATGACCACGGCCGGCTATTCTCCCCTCAGAAATTTCACCGGAACTCTGTTGCTTACCTCGGGCGGATTCCTGGCTGATATCACATTCAACGGTACTTTCACGCAGAGTGGGATATCCGCATCAGTGATCAATCTCCTCTTTTTCACCATATCATCTTCATTTGCAGACCTTAAGATGAGAGAACTGAGAGAAGATGCCGGAAAGGTGATTCATGCCCGCCTGATCATTCCTGCGTTTTTTATCATTACCGCCGCGGTTTTATCGGGCCTTTACCTTGCCGGATATATACGACCTCTCTGGCTGCTTCCCGGATTTCTTCCTCTGCTGGTTCATTTTGCTGCGGACCGGTTCCGCATGACTCCATCGAGGAATTTCAAACAGCTGGGTCTGATTCTGATGACCTATTCAATTCTCTTATTACTGACTCTTCCTTATGCTGTACAATAG
- a CDS encoding Rrf2 family transcriptional regulator — MSLLLSKKSEYAIQSLLYLTLTEEGAAVTSGEIADHLKIPKEFVSKILQELTNSGFIESRKGKGGGFLLGKNPKEIYLIEVVKAIEGKNVFDGCVLGFPGCSDQYPCAVHTDWIKLVEETRVMLGSRNLHQLAQKTVVKLDAIRNKLI, encoded by the coding sequence ATGTCATTACTACTGTCAAAAAAGAGCGAATACGCCATACAGTCCCTGCTTTATCTGACCCTTACCGAGGAGGGTGCGGCAGTTACTTCGGGCGAAATTGCCGATCATCTTAAAATACCAAAAGAATTTGTATCAAAAATCCTTCAGGAACTTACCAACAGCGGATTTATTGAGTCCCGCAAAGGGAAAGGAGGAGGATTTCTCCTCGGAAAGAATCCTAAAGAGATTTATCTGATAGAAGTTGTTAAGGCAATTGAGGGGAAAAACGTTTTTGACGGTTGTGTGCTGGGGTTTCCCGGCTGTTCTGATCAGTATCCCTGTGCTGTTCACACAGACTGGATAAAGCTGGTTGAGGAGACCAGGGTAATGCTTGGCAGCCGGAATCTGCATCAGCTGGCACAAAAAACCGTGGTTAAACTTGATGCTATCAGGAACAAACTGATCTGA
- a CDS encoding YihY/virulence factor BrkB family protein, producing MKDKLFEWIEGLKRKLKLLSRLSPKIGYIVGFFRHYIIGLIDRMDENHLFLYSGSLAFSLFICIIPLVLILFWILGIFLDSAEVEVQINTFIDTIIPYEAYSQFVKQILFNRITEVIQYRNVAGIVGGLGLLFAASSLFSSIRTILNRIFKAGSDVNFFVGKLRDIGLIFLMMFLFLAATLLLPVLEVLNNISFTAGTIDFIGFEYIPKLYSTIFSLGIVFGMFLFLYRVVPVVKLRRRAVFAGALTAAIAWEIAKQIFGYYVYNFASYGKIYGAYALVVVIAFWIYYSAYVFLIGAEISKLYSERLPPK from the coding sequence ATGAAAGATAAACTGTTTGAGTGGATTGAGGGACTTAAAAGGAAACTGAAACTCCTTTCAAGACTCTCACCAAAAATAGGTTATATCGTCGGATTTTTCAGGCATTATATCATCGGGTTAATTGACCGGATGGATGAAAATCATCTCTTCCTCTACTCAGGAAGTCTGGCATTTTCTTTGTTTATCTGCATCATACCGCTTGTACTCATTCTCTTCTGGATCCTGGGTATATTTCTTGATTCCGCTGAAGTGGAAGTCCAGATTAATACGTTTATTGATACTATCATTCCATACGAAGCATATTCACAATTCGTAAAACAAATACTTTTCAACCGGATAACGGAAGTAATTCAGTACCGTAATGTTGCCGGAATAGTCGGCGGTCTCGGTCTTTTATTTGCGGCTTCCAGTTTATTCAGCAGCATACGGACCATCCTAAACAGGATATTCAAAGCAGGGTCTGACGTGAACTTTTTTGTAGGGAAACTGAGGGATATAGGACTGATTTTTCTGATGATGTTTTTGTTTCTCGCCGCCACATTGCTCCTGCCGGTGCTTGAGGTCCTCAATAATATTTCATTTACCGCCGGAACTATTGACTTTATAGGGTTTGAATATATACCAAAACTTTACTCAACCATTTTTTCGTTAGGTATCGTATTCGGGATGTTTCTGTTTCTCTACAGAGTGGTGCCGGTGGTTAAACTGAGGCGCCGGGCCGTATTTGCCGGGGCACTAACCGCAGCCATTGCATGGGAGATCGCCAAGCAGATTTTTGGTTATTATGTGTATAATTTTGCCAGTTACGGAAAGATTTACGGAGCTTATGCACTTGTTGTGGTTATTGCCTTCTGGATCTATTATTCCGCCTATGTCTTTCTGATCGGCGCTGAGATTTCAAAACTATATTCTGAACGGCTGCCGCCGAAATAA
- the purL gene encoding phosphoribosylformylglycinamidine synthase subunit PurL, with translation MKEPVVTAELAAQHGLNEDEYQKILHILGRVPTFTELGIFSVMWSEHCSYKNSIVQLKTLPRSGGRLLVGAGDENAGLVDIGDGLAVAFKIESHNHPSAVEPYQGAATGVGGILRDIFTMGARPIACLNSLRFGELDDARTRYLFEGVVKGIGDYGNSFGVPTVGGEIYFENAYKGNPLVNAMAVGLVKVGETASATAEGEGNPVFIVGSSTGRDGIHGATFASEEISEESEAKRPSVQVGDPFTEKLLLEATLEVIQKKLIAGIQDMGAAGISCSTTEMSAKGKSGMDIDLNKVPLREKQMTAYEIMLSESQERMLVVGKTGREAEIKAVFDKWDLNCSQIGTVNGTGILNIRYEGEVKASVPPHDLVLGGGAPVYIRETKRPAYLDEVHAFRMEGLPVTDCKETLLTLLASPNIASKQWAYRQYDSMVQTATVIGSGGDAAVVYIKGTRKALALKTDCNGRYVYLNPREGAKIAVAESARNVVCTGAVPLAITNCLNFGNPYKPEMYWQFTEAIAGMGEACRYLDTPVTGGNVSFYNESPESAVYPTPTIGMLGLIEDLDHITRSHFSHEGSIVYILGKDQEEIGGSEYLKTMHGQVTGDCPRMDLAKEKKLHDSLLHLIRSGQVLSAHDIADGGAAVALAECCIMNKEQQIGAEVTLPAGLREDFAFFSETQSRVIISVLPEHASAVEEYLNSQNQEFVKAGVTGGKTLKINSHEFDIETLSGLYYNAISRIMEHIS, from the coding sequence ATGAAAGAACCGGTAGTAACAGCTGAACTTGCTGCACAACATGGATTGAATGAAGATGAGTATCAGAAAATTTTACATATACTAGGCCGGGTGCCAACCTTTACAGAGCTTGGCATCTTTAGCGTAATGTGGTCTGAGCACTGCAGTTATAAAAATTCTATTGTACAGCTTAAAACTCTGCCCCGCTCAGGAGGAAGACTTCTTGTAGGGGCGGGTGATGAAAATGCAGGCCTTGTGGATATAGGAGACGGGCTTGCTGTAGCGTTTAAAATTGAAAGCCATAACCATCCTTCGGCTGTTGAACCATATCAGGGGGCGGCAACAGGAGTTGGCGGAATTCTGCGTGATATTTTTACCATGGGTGCCCGCCCAATTGCCTGCCTTAACTCACTCCGGTTTGGTGAACTTGATGATGCGAGGACCAGATACTTATTTGAAGGAGTTGTTAAAGGTATCGGGGATTATGGGAACAGTTTTGGAGTTCCCACGGTAGGCGGTGAAATTTATTTTGAAAATGCTTATAAAGGCAATCCTCTTGTGAATGCCATGGCTGTCGGACTGGTTAAAGTTGGGGAAACTGCATCCGCAACAGCGGAAGGTGAGGGAAATCCGGTATTTATTGTCGGGTCTTCAACAGGAAGAGACGGCATTCACGGAGCTACATTTGCATCGGAAGAAATTTCCGAAGAGTCTGAAGCGAAAAGACCTTCAGTGCAGGTGGGGGATCCGTTCACCGAGAAATTATTGCTTGAAGCCACTCTTGAAGTAATACAGAAAAAACTTATTGCGGGAATACAGGATATGGGTGCAGCCGGAATAAGCTGTTCAACTACGGAAATGAGTGCAAAAGGCAAATCAGGGATGGATATTGACCTTAACAAAGTTCCGCTCAGAGAAAAACAGATGACAGCTTATGAGATTATGCTTTCCGAGAGCCAGGAGAGGATGCTGGTAGTCGGCAAGACAGGGAGAGAGGCAGAGATTAAAGCAGTATTTGACAAGTGGGATCTGAATTGTTCTCAGATAGGCACAGTTAACGGAACCGGTATCCTTAATATCCGTTATGAGGGGGAAGTAAAAGCATCTGTGCCGCCGCATGACCTGGTGCTTGGCGGAGGCGCACCGGTATATATCCGTGAGACAAAGCGCCCTGCTTACCTTGACGAAGTACACGCGTTCCGTATGGAAGGGCTGCCGGTGACGGATTGCAAAGAAACTCTCCTGACACTGCTGGCTTCTCCTAATATTGCATCAAAACAGTGGGCATACCGCCAGTATGATTCAATGGTACAGACGGCAACCGTGATCGGTTCCGGAGGAGACGCGGCGGTAGTATATATAAAAGGAACCAGAAAGGCCCTGGCGCTTAAGACAGACTGCAACGGCAGATATGTCTATCTCAACCCCCGTGAAGGAGCGAAGATTGCGGTGGCAGAGTCCGCGCGTAATGTGGTCTGTACCGGAGCAGTTCCGCTCGCTATTACCAACTGCCTTAATTTCGGCAATCCCTATAAACCGGAGATGTACTGGCAGTTTACGGAAGCAATTGCCGGTATGGGAGAAGCATGCAGATATCTTGATACACCGGTTACCGGAGGGAATGTCAGTTTTTATAATGAATCACCGGAAAGTGCCGTCTATCCCACACCTACGATCGGCATGCTTGGCCTGATAGAAGATCTTGATCATATAACCCGCAGTCATTTCAGCCATGAGGGAAGCATCGTATATATACTCGGAAAAGATCAGGAGGAAATCGGCGGATCAGAATACCTGAAAACCATGCACGGACAGGTAACAGGAGACTGCCCGCGGATGGATCTTGCAAAAGAAAAGAAACTGCATGACTCACTGCTTCATCTGATACGTTCCGGACAGGTGCTCTCGGCTCATGATATAGCTGACGGAGGCGCGGCTGTTGCACTTGCTGAATGCTGCATTATGAACAAAGAGCAGCAGATAGGGGCTGAAGTTACCCTGCCGGCAGGATTGAGAGAGGATTTCGCTTTTTTCTCAGAAACGCAGTCACGGGTGATTATTTCCGTTCTTCCGGAGCATGCTTCTGCTGTTGAGGAATACCTGAATTCTCAGAACCAGGAGTTTGTGAAGGCAGGTGTAACCGGCGGAAAAACCTTAAAAATCAATTCACATGAATTTGACATTGAGACTCTCTCAGGATTGTATTACAATGCCATTTCACGTATAATGGAGCATATATCATAA
- the proC gene encoding pyrroline-5-carboxylate reductase, producing MNLSNQTISILGGGNIGTAIALGLAESGLFPAQSIIITRKNREALLQLNEKGFETNKSNLEAVSSSKIILLCVQPGQLNNLLEEIAPGLQDDHIIISVVSGAWINDLKKRTGNKGSIVRAMPNTAIAIRESMTCLSSDSGDGLKIAEKIFSSVGLCITIPEELMIPATALCACGTAFFLRAVRAASQGGIEIGFHAEDALLMAAQTAKGAAALLLQGKNHPEDEVDKVTTLRGCTISGLNQMEHHGFSSAMIKGITTSAEKASKLYSPAD from the coding sequence ATGAATTTGTCAAATCAAACTATCTCCATACTGGGGGGCGGAAATATCGGAACTGCTATTGCCCTGGGGCTGGCTGAATCCGGTTTATTTCCTGCTCAATCCATAATTATAACCAGAAAGAACCGGGAAGCACTTTTACAGCTCAATGAAAAAGGGTTTGAGACAAATAAGTCCAATCTGGAAGCCGTTTCCTCCTCCAAAATTATCCTGCTCTGTGTCCAGCCCGGCCAGCTGAACAATCTGCTGGAAGAAATTGCCCCGGGTCTGCAGGATGACCATATTATCATTTCGGTTGTCTCAGGAGCCTGGATTAATGACCTGAAAAAACGGACCGGCAATAAAGGCAGTATCGTAAGGGCTATGCCTAATACGGCTATTGCCATCAGAGAATCTATGACATGCCTTTCCTCCGATTCCGGCGATGGGCTTAAGATAGCAGAAAAGATATTCAGTTCAGTAGGCCTCTGCATAACCATTCCTGAAGAACTGATGATCCCCGCAACTGCACTCTGTGCCTGCGGAACAGCTTTTTTCCTCAGAGCCGTCAGGGCAGCATCTCAGGGAGGTATTGAAATTGGTTTTCATGCTGAGGATGCATTGCTTATGGCAGCGCAGACGGCAAAAGGGGCAGCAGCACTTTTATTACAGGGAAAAAATCATCCTGAAGATGAAGTTGATAAAGTCACAACTCTCCGCGGCTGCACCATCTCCGGCCTTAATCAAATGGAACATCATGGTTTCAGTTCTGCAATGATAAAGGGAATTACCACATCAGCAGAGAAAGCTTCCAAACTTTATTCTCCCGCGGATTAA
- a CDS encoding PAS domain S-box protein yields the protein MKNYFVSFNALNEFSEYCFLVDKEGTILDVNKAVILDIKVAKEEMQGTQFYTWLHPASILKAENALIRANQNSGTIEIECKLRLYGELFCDSKMYFSCFSLPNDSKKQKVLIIGKNVTEEKKREADLLRFYFVAQNTVNPLQITDLSGKMIYVNPAFVKASGYSEEELIGKNPSVFGSKKYPRKFWDKMWNTITSGKVWVGEVENRKKNGDAFHTQLLVSPIINNDKQVIGFFGIHRDLTEKRNFEKQLIHTQKMESIGTLAAGVAHEVGNPLASISALVQLILRTSDDPFTKEKLDLVKSQINRISKIIRDLVDFSRPSNYEMRLTDLNANVKESIEIVQVGKKAKNITFKSDFDQNIAPIPLVADQLQQVFVNILINAVDSVADKIAQSEDYKGVIKIKTSFDSEHVYITFEDNGLGIDEASIVKIFEPFFTTKKEGKGTGLGLWVSIGIIQSFGGEIKVNSIPGEWTRFTVQLPIYTNY from the coding sequence ATGAAGAATTACTTCGTAAGCTTTAATGCACTGAATGAGTTTTCAGAATACTGCTTCCTGGTAGATAAGGAAGGAACAATTCTTGACGTTAATAAAGCGGTAATTCTTGATATAAAAGTAGCTAAAGAGGAAATGCAGGGCACACAGTTTTATACGTGGCTGCATCCGGCATCAATTCTGAAAGCTGAAAACGCTCTGATAAGGGCTAATCAGAACAGCGGGACAATTGAGATAGAATGTAAACTCAGGCTTTATGGCGAGTTATTCTGCGATTCTAAGATGTACTTTTCCTGTTTCTCGCTTCCCAATGATTCTAAGAAGCAGAAAGTGCTCATTATCGGCAAGAATGTAACAGAAGAGAAAAAGCGTGAAGCAGATCTTCTGCGGTTTTATTTTGTTGCACAGAATACCGTTAACCCGCTTCAGATAACTGATCTGAGCGGAAAGATGATATATGTTAATCCTGCTTTCGTTAAAGCCAGCGGATACTCTGAAGAAGAACTGATTGGAAAAAATCCTTCCGTATTCGGAAGCAAAAAATACCCGAGAAAATTCTGGGATAAAATGTGGAATACTATAACTTCGGGCAAGGTGTGGGTCGGTGAAGTTGAAAACCGCAAGAAAAATGGTGATGCATTTCATACGCAGCTTCTGGTCTCCCCTATTATTAATAATGATAAACAGGTTATCGGATTTTTTGGAATTCATCGCGATCTGACGGAAAAAAGAAATTTTGAGAAACAGCTCATCCATACGCAAAAAATGGAAAGTATCGGTACACTTGCGGCCGGTGTAGCGCATGAAGTTGGCAATCCGCTTGCGTCAATCTCAGCGCTGGTGCAGCTTATCCTCAGAACCAGTGACGATCCCTTCACCAAAGAAAAACTGGATCTGGTGAAAAGCCAGATAAACCGTATATCCAAAATCATACGTGATCTTGTTGATTTTTCGCGCCCGTCGAATTATGAAATGCGGCTGACGGATCTGAATGCAAACGTAAAGGAATCCATTGAAATCGTCCAGGTGGGTAAAAAAGCCAAGAATATTACCTTCAAATCAGATTTCGATCAGAATATAGCCCCCATTCCGCTTGTTGCTGACCAGCTGCAGCAGGTATTTGTTAACATCCTGATCAATGCGGTAGATTCAGTCGCTGATAAAATTGCCCAGTCAGAAGACTATAAGGGAGTCATTAAAATAAAAACCTCATTCGATTCCGAACACGTGTATATAACGTTTGAAGATAACGGACTTGGCATTGATGAGGCCAGTATTGTGAAGATTTTTGAACCGTTCTTTACCACAAAGAAAGAAGGTAAAGGAACAGGGCTGGGACTCTGGGTCAGTATAGGCATTATTCAGAGCTTCGGCGGAGAAATTAAAGTAAACAGCATACCGGGTGAGTGGACCAGATTTACCGTCCAGCTCCCCATATATACAAATTATTAA